One window of Mauremys mutica isolate MM-2020 ecotype Southern chromosome 20, ASM2049712v1, whole genome shotgun sequence genomic DNA carries:
- the LOC123353810 gene encoding adhesion G protein-coupled receptor E5-like produces MDPARRLLPLGPSKGQGRLMGRQPHTALLLERSSLRPADSVTSQAGRLCIALCLWGTVAQTPGVQGTTGDCNSHVICPANAKCVNSTHCTCLDGYQPLGNRFFTDSTETCDDINKCLGPSQPDCGPNTNCNNVPGSYYCTCIDGYEPSSGKANFTHASENSCRDIDECNKTPAVCSPNVTCINTYGSYWCECRASDVPSNRNTTLCQELICPLLLDDDSSAGAKNLLGSFQAQVGSLCQVMLKELKQMNSQNAERKLQGFLDILEKQINLVGQQRESVEWRHRIATELMAIVEKLLGTLALSLHDRISIASPSGTELGLAVRQAGNQSQETVTLQQRKTQMELKWARAPGHKNEGFTLAGLLTYQGMSPILDGAGRVEVPEWDEIGRKGKWAQEPGRPSYRVLSPVVSAFISDPNPQALGLSVSIRFSHPVPEKKTDLRLLCAYWEPGSRRWATDGCTLQKLNATITRCQCNHLTSFAVLMAFYELEDWTLDVITKVGLVISLLCLLLAIVTFLFCRALKGPRTTIHLHLCLALFIAYTVFLTGTSSTGNKVVCGVVAGLLHYFFLAAFCWMCLEGAELYLLVVQVFTPHGLRRRYMFLLGYGVPALIVGVSAATYSQGYGTARHCWLSLEKQFIWSFLAPVCIIILVNAVIFVVTVWKLSLKFADINPDMNQLKKLRVLTITAIAQLCVLGTTWIFGMFQFNQRSLVASYIFTILNSLQGLFIFLLHCLLKKQASPPPVRDDYRRWLSCGSFKGPAKYSKFSSSTTTRRPTSHLDSPHADASTVAQWNHYAPQLRPPTGHSPAPGLRAASITSNSNGQQGSRSVRCDVLWPQGAPFPSVRMGPWPRLRCDAGPGWAREVEMNPASSDEPTPQRTSPLPQGLQHQPPPLASMTVRQGLS; encoded by the exons GTCCCagcaaggggcagggccggctgaTGGGGAgacagccccacacagccctgctgctggagcgctCCTCCCTCCGCCCGGCAGACAGCGTCACCTCCCAGGCGGGCA GGCTCTGCATCGCCCTGTGCCTGTGGGGCACCGTGGCCCAGACTCCTGGCGTACAAG GTACCACTGGGGACTGCAACAGCCATGTGATATGCCCAGCAAACGCCAAGTGTGTGAACAGCAcccactgcacctgcctggaTGGATACCAGCCACTTGGGAATCGCTTCTTCACTGACTCAACGGAGACCTGTGATG ATATTAACAAGTGTCTGGGGCCGAGCCAGCCTGACTGCGGACCCAACACAAACTGTAACAACGTGCCTGGGAGTTACTACTGCACCTGCATCGATGGCtacgagcccagctctgggaaagccaaCTTCACGCAtgcgagtgagaacagctgccggG ACATCGACGAGTGCAACAAGACCCCAGCTGTCTGCAGCCCCAACGTCACGTGTATCAACACCTATGGAAGCTACTGGTGTGAGTGCCGGGCCAGCGACGTCCCCTCCAACAGGAACACGACCCTGTGCCAAG AGCTCATCTGCCCCCTGCTGCTGGATGATGACAGCTCTGCCGGAGCCAAG AACCTCCTGGGCAGCTTCCAGGCACAGGTGGGAAGCCTCTGCCAGGTGATGCTGAAGGAGCTGAAGCAGATGAACTCTCAGAACGCTGAGCGGAAGCTGCAG GGCTTCTTGGACATTCTGGAGAAGCAGATAAATCTGGTCGGGCAGCAGAGAGAGAGCGTGGAGTGGAGACACCGGATCGCGACGGAGCTGATGGCCATAGTGGAGAAGCTGCTGGGAACGCTGGCCCTGTCCCTGCATGATAGGATCAGCATCGCATCCCCCAGTGGCACAG agctggggctggcggTCAGGCAGGCTGGGAACCAGAGCCAGGAGACCGTGACGCTGCAGCAGAGGAAGACACAGATGGAATTAAAgtgggccagagccccagggcataAAAATGAAG GCTTCACGCTGGCCGGGCTGCTGACATACCAGGGGATGAGCCCCATCCTGGATGGTGCTGGGCGGGTGGAGGTGCCCGAGTGGGATGAGATCGGCCGGAAGGGGAAGTGGGCGCAGGAGCCGGGGCGGCCCAGCTACCGTGTGCTGTCTCCGGTGGTGTCGGCCTTCATCAGTGACCCAAACCCGCAGGCACTCGGCCTCTCCGTCAGCATCCGCTTCAGCCACCCGGTGCCG GAGAAGAAGACCGACCTGCGTCTCCTCTGCGCCTACTGGGAGCCTGGCAGCAGGCGCTGGGCCACCGACGGCTGCACCCTGCAGAAGTTGAACGCCACCATCACCCGCTGCCAGTGCAACCACCTGACCAGCTTCGCCGTGCTCATGGCCTTCTACGAGCTGGAG GACTGGACCCTGGACGTCATCACCAAGGTGGGGCTGGTGATCTCGCTGCTgtgcctgctgctggccatcGTCACCTTCCTCTTCTGCCGCGCCCTCAAGGGCCCCCGCACCACCATCCACCTGCACCTCTGCCTGGCGCTCTTCATCGCCTACACCGTCTTCCTCACCGGCACCTCCAGCACCGGCAACAAG GTGGTGTGCGGCGTGGTGGCCGGGCTCCTGCACTATTTCTTCCTGGCCGCCTTCTGCTGGATGTGCCTGGAGGGCGCCGAGCTCTACCTGCTGGTGGTTCAGGTCTTCACCCCCCACGGCCTCAGGCGCCGCTACATGTTCCTGCTGGGCTACGGCGTGCCGGCCCTCATCGTGGGCGTCTCGGCCGCCACCTACAGCCAGGGCTACGGCACGGCGCGCCA ctgctgGCTCTCGCTGGAGAAGCAATTCATTTGGAGCTTCCTGGCGCCCGTCTGCATCATCATCTTg GTCAACGCCGTGATCTTCGTGGTCACCGTCTGGAAGCTGTCGCTGAAATTCGCTGACATCAACCCCGACATGAACCAGCTGAAGAAGCTCAG ggtgCTCACCATCACGGCCATCGCCCAGCTCTGCGTCCTGGGCACCACCTGGATCTTCGGCATGTTCCAGTTCAACCAGCGCAGCCTGGTCGCCTCCTACATCTTCACCATCCTCAACAGCCTGCAGGGGCTCTTCATCTTCCTGCTGCACTGTCTGCTCAAGAAACAGGCCAGTCCCCCCCCA GTGAGGGACGACTACCGCAGGTGGCTGAGCTGCGGCAGCTTCAAAGGACCGGCCAAGTACTCCAAGTTCTCCAGCTCGACCACCACGCGG AGACCCACCTCGCACCTGGACTCGCCGCATGCAGATGCTTCAACGGTTGCCCAGTGGAACCATTACGCTCCCCAGCTGCGCCCACCCACTGGGCACTCACCAGCCCCAGGCCTGCGCGCTGCCAGCATCACCAGCAATAGCAACGGGCAGCAGGGCAGCCGCTCAGTCCGATGCGACGTACTCTGGCCACAGGGGGCGCCTTTCCCTTCGGTACGAATGGGTCCCTGGCCCCGCCTGCGGTGCGATGCTGGGCCGGGCTGGGCGCGGGAAGTGGAGATGAATCCAGCCAGCAGTGATGAACCCACCCCCCAGAGGAcctcgcccctcccccagggactgCAGCATCAGCCACCGCCCTTGGCTTCGATGACGGTACGACAGGGCCTGAGCTGA